The DNA segment CACCTTCGTTTGATACAATTGAGGAGTTCAAACGAAATTTTCAGGATTTAAATATTACTTTCTTGAATCGTGTAATCCGCCAGTCACCAGCTTTTAATGATCTTCGTCGATTATATTTAGATGACGGCAtttattttccattttcaaGTCAAAGATTGGATCTTAACAATATAATGATGCTAGATTCGCTCCAGGAATTATACTTGAACCATTTAAATTTGCTGTCTGTTGAAAACCTACGATTACCTTCCTCTATTTTAACATTAGATCTTTCAagtaataatattgttaatcTTGAGGGCTTGAGAATCCCCGATCTGCTTAAAAGACTAAACTTATCACGTAATAATATAACTTTCATCAGACGAAGCTTTTTCCCTGATGGGTTAGAAGAGCTTAATCTACGAAATAATAGGCTAAACCTTTTAGCTGGTTGTATATTTCCTGAAAGTATACGAAATTTGGACTTGTCAGATAATTTTGTAAGAGATCTTAATTTTATAGTGCCACAGGAgcttgaatatttgaaccTTCGACGCTGCCCCATAGAGAACATATGTATTGAAGCCAGGACTACTATTGCTAACAATAACATTGACATTGATCTCTATTAAGTATAATTATATCaagtattaattatttattactaattattattatatagtaTCTTAACTATCCgatttctttttaaattttgaaataatacGATATCACTTCAGtttatcatttttgaaaatcatCAAGGACAATATTCGACCTTTGACACATTTGTTGGAAAATACTATTATccatattgaataaattcaatggAGTATCGAATTCTTGTACTTCACCCCTGTCTAAAACTAAAATTCTGTcataatgaagaattgtttTCAATCTATGAGCAATACATAATATTGtacaattagaaaattcTCTAGCAATGGTAGTTTGAACTTTACTGTCTGTCCCGTAATCGACAGATGAAGTGGCCTCATCTAAAATTAAGATTTTAGAATCTCTAACTAATGCTCTAGCAAAGGCAATCAACTGTCTTTCACCAAGCGAAAAATTAGAACCTTCATCCTCAACACCTTGATCTAAATGGAATTTGTGCAAAACATcgttttctttttcttgcttttgaatattcttcattcGTGAATCATCAATTAAGCCAGATCTTCTTAAAGCATCCCATAATGTCTCGTCTGAATGTTCCTTAAACGGATCTAAGTTAGTACGAATCGTACCACGAAATAATATTGGATCTTGAGGAATAATAGACAAACAAGATCTTAAGTCTTTTAAACCAAGGTGCGAAATATCAACATCATCGATCATGATTTTTCCTGATTCCAATTCTGATAATCTATATAAAGCAGTCATTATAGATGATTTTCCAGCACCGGTCCTACCACAGATACCAATCTTTTCAGTTGGCTTAATAtctaaatttaaatctttcaatacGAGTGGTAATCCGGGCCTGTAAGCCATAGAAGCATTTTCAAACTTAATACCACCGTTTCGTGGCCATTCTGGGTGTGGAGTGTTTTCAGTTATAAAATACGGAGCTTCTTCTGGTAAGTTATATGCATAATtgcaaattctttcaaCAGAATTCATTTCGTTCTCAACCTGGGTAAAAGTTCTTATAAGCATCGATAATTGTCCCGCTATCTGCAAAACAtacgataataataaccCGACAGACGATGCACTAATGTTAAAAACTCTGTTCACACACAACAATGCAACAAGCAATGCCATTAACGATGCAATAATGTCCAAATGAATGGCTAGCCAACGTTGGTTTGCTATAGTGATGTAATATGCTTCAttcattttgttgattaaACGATCATTCTTATCCAAGAACCTATTATCTGCTTTATATGCTTTAATAGTATTCATACCGTTTAACgtttcattgaaattgttgtATACATGAGATCTCTGAACTGCTTCCAACCTTTTAATTTCCCTAGCTGatgattgataataattcgCCACTGCAACGAAGATGAATACCAAAAATGGAACGGCAATTGCAAACCATGGTAAATAACAGATACATAATATAAACACACCAACAATGTTTGAGAACATAAAAAATAACAATCTCAATTGATCCccaatttcattatctaaaaCATCAGTATCTTTCGTAAATCTATTCAAGATTCTTCCCATAGGGGTAGTGTCCATGAAAGACATAGGTGCGTGTAATACTTTGTCGACAGCAATGACATTCAACGATCTTGAAGCTCTATTTGTTAAATACGCCAAAAGAACAAACTCAAGTGTTAAAAACAAAAAGGCTAAAATAGTGAACATAACATAAAACCCAATATAAAACCTGTCAGGCTTGCTGGAGAACCTATACTCGGTCCAGAAAGAAAGCCAAGTATTAGTAAATAATTGACAGAATGTAGCAAGTATGATTGATGATATCAAAAGTGGAACGATACCGAAATGTTTAAAGATTCCTGAACCATGCTTTACGTAATTCTTATAGACATCAAAACTTATACCATTCACGgccttttcttcttcttcaaataatttaccATCGTTCGTATTGTTCTTATTATAATCACGTTTAGTAGATTCATCATCTTGAATAGCCGATTTATGTGTTTGCGTCTTAGATAATTGTCTTTGAATTAACTCCTTCTCATTTTCTAcgatttcatcatcatcaattaCTTCATTCTCTTCCTCCTCTTCGTCATCGCTATCATTTGTCTGACCATTAAATGCCATCAACTTATTGAAGTCAGGGTTATTTGCATTCAATTCCTCGAGTGTGCCGACTTCGATGGTACCATCACCattcaaaaaaataattctatcaGCAGTACCAATCAATGATAACTGATGCGTTGCCAAAACTCTGGTTTTATCTTTGAGCAACCCTAGCATACAATTGTTCATAATATGCTTACCGACCCTGGCATCAACTGCAGATAAAacatcatctaataaaacaatatcCTTGTCAGCGTAAACAGCTCTTGCCAAATTAATTCTTGCCTTTTGGCCACCAGATAATGTAATTCCTCTCTCACCGATTTCTGTATTATCACCAGCAGgcaaaatttctaaatcaCTTTCCAATGAACAGGCATAAATaacatttttatatttttcttcgtcataTTCGCAtccaaataaaatattctccCTAACGGTTTCATTTTGAACCCAAGGGTACCCACATAATAACAATGAACCGTTGACATTAATTTCACCCGACGATCTTCTCATGAATCCAGACATAGCACTTAACAAAGATGATTTTCCTGACCCTATCAAACCAGTGATAACAACGAATTCATTCTTTCTAATAGATAAATTAATCTCCCTTAATCCCGGAAACGTTATCTCTTCCGAGTTAGAGCCCGAAAGACTCTTAGTAAGTTCCTTGGAACTGTCTGAGTCACTAGAATGAGAAGTGATCTCTTTATGCTCACTTTCAGCTGAATTTTCCTCATCTTCGAAGGTGTCCCACTCAAAAGAAGcatttctaatttcaatagaaGTGTTGGACTTTTCCATTAAGGCTAAAGCCTCCCCTGTCgcttcaattttatttgctTCCATATCAACCTCTCCCGATGCCAAGTATGCACCCACTCTTTGTAAACCGATGAAAGCATCCACACCTGTTGCCAACGCCATAGGCAACATGATAACTTGTTGAGATAAAATGGCGAAAAGCGAAATGGACGAGAAAATAGATGCTGGGTCTCTGTCGTTCGAATTAATAGCATACAAAACTAGGAAGGTTAccaaagatgaaaaaaGATTCATCGACATAGCGAAAGATACAATAATGTTTCTGAGGACTTGCATTCTGTAAATGATTTTCATCTCTTCCCTtctaatatttgaaatgttCTCGTGGTATGGGGGCTCCCATGAATAAAACTTAATAATCcttaaattatttaaaaccTCCTTAATATAATCAACTCTTGAATCGGTGTAGGCGTTTGCCTTGGatctatattcaaataatttcttggtAGCTACGGTAATAGCTGCCataaaaacaaataataatccaATACCCACAAGAGCAGTTGCACCGAcattataaatcaaaattccAATGGCAACAGCAATAGGTACTGGAAAGGTAAACAAGAATGGTTGAAATCCAATGGCAAAATCGATTCTGGCCAAATCAGTTCCCATCATTGATGTCACCTTACCGGCTGGGTATTTATGTTTCGTTTCAGGATTGGTTCGGAATGATTTGTCTAAAATTGCCTTCGTCAATACCGCTTTAGCCTCTGCACCAGTCAACATGGAGTTGTAAAAAAAGTGGTTAATCAAAATACCAGTCACTAATACAACACCTGCACTACCGAATGAATAACCAAGGCCTTTCCCGATACCTGTTTCATAGCCAAGCGACTTCATTTCCACGTaggaaatcaatttctttgtttgtAATGGATTAGCTGTCATCCCACCATTTGCCAATGCCAAATAAAAACATGACTTAAGGTACTGCCATTTGAAAGTCTTCAAAACAGCAATAACAGTAAGGGCCTTAGGAAGCTTGAAATCGCTCATATCATCCTCTTCATCCACAGAATTGGTCTCTACAGTCTCGCCCCTCTCCTTGCACTTTTGCACAATATGTTTCTGTTTTGCCTTCTTCAAGCTCGCCTCCAAGATCTTGTAAAACCTGGCGTACATCGTCTCGATCCGAATATCATCTGTGAGTTTGAACATATCTTCTGGCTTCAACGTCCTCTTGTACCCCGTATTTAGCACGGGAAGCAACcacaaaaaaaatattcttgataaaAGATTTACCCTTTTTTCTGGATACTGCTTACGTTCTTCATCCAACGGTAACGGTGGCACTTTGTTAGACAACATGAACGATAACAACCTCTTCTGGGGTTTCAACTCCAAAGATTCCTCCCTGAAATCCTTCTCATTATTCGACATTTTAAGTTGTGTTTTATGTTAAGTGAAAATTAGGCTCCAATCACCTTATGTActtaaataaaaaaatttcaatttcctctatcaatatatatatttctaCTTCTTCACGAATTCTTTTTCACTATCTTTTTTATACGACTCGAATAAGCTCCCTGATATATTTGCTTCTATGAAATATCATATACCCCCAAATTGGTGTAAATATGACTGATTTCTGCTGTATTTATAATCATAACATTTCTACGGCTcctctttttttttttggaatACTGTCCGCTTACATAACTGCTTCCTGTTGATAACGGATTATTCAGACGTATTCTAGACTAgacaatgaaaatatattacaTACTGCGTGCCATTGGTGACATCCGTATTCTCGGGTTTTGACGAATTCTATCATATCCAATGTCAAAAGCGTCTTAGATCTCTGGCAGTAGTGCTAGGTTTTGATAGGGGAAATGGCTTTGAGGTTGAGTAATACCATTTCGCAATCATCAAGGAGTTATCGGAGATAAATGGGCGATGGATACGATGGGGGCAAAAGTTTATGCGTCCTTTGAATATCGGCGTTAGTGGTGTATATAGCCCGATTACACGGTCTAACGACTGATCAGGCTACCTACGAGAAGGATATTAACTACGTATTTTTCGAATGTTGTACGGATGGATATCTAAGATAGTAAGCATTATTCTATTAGTTAGAAGGTGCGAAGTTCATTGCATATGAAAATTCCCAACGTGCTTCTATTTCAAACGCATTCCGCGAACATAGTTGGCCCATCAGGTGAGAGACGGTTACGGAAAAGACGAGGCAGAAGATGAGACTAATAGTAGAGTAGAAAAAAAGTAGTAGAGTAGTAAATTAGTAGATTAGTAGATTAGTAGAGTAGTAGAGTAGTAGTGGAGTGGAGTTGCAATGCACGAGTGGATGTTTgcataatatatatagaatATTGCGCCATGGTGTGAATGTCAATTGTTTCGATCCGAGTTTCCAGTCCGGTCCTTACCTTAACGACTACGTCAATTCAGATTGGGTAAGATCTGCGATTACACATTGCATCCATACACCACATTTATACACCAATGCTCTATTAACGGCTAGGATTTCTGCCTATACTAGAAAACTACACCatcttttgaatatattatattgtaaCTAAAAAAGCACTAGTATGTATACtaatataaagaaattaaggtatccaagaagaaatcaaattatgGGTATTGACAGACATCAAATTGTGTCCAGTCTAGAAATAAAACATAGCGGCCAAAGCTACGAACGAAAATGATGTCCATGGCTTGATCACACTAGCAGAACCTTCAAAAACAGCAGGCGAGGTAAAAGAACTTCCAGATGTACTGGAAGACGAAGATGGGTAAACTGTGTTAGAAGCAACAGCGGGTGCGACCGTTTGAGGGGCTGCAGATCCAGAAGACGAAAAATCGTTCGTATTAGATGATGCTGCTTCAGGTGTGTCCAATGGAGGACTAGAAGTGTTAGGAGAAGCTACTCCTGGTGGGTTTGAGCTTGAGACAGGAGCCTCTTGTTCGGATAATGGGTAGTAGGTGGTGTGAGTAGTCTGGTCGTTATAACCATAGCTGGCACCTGTAGTCTTTGGGACATTGGAACAACTGGTATCATCGCACGATAAGACGGTGATGACAGCAGTGCCAGTTTCCTTAATGTTATCACCGACAGAAGTGGAGACTTCAGTATTTTGACTTCTTGAAGCTCCTTCATCTGTCAATGGACAATATGTTGTGTAGGTTGTTTCATCTTTGGTAACAACCGTAACCCCTGTCGTTACTGGGATATGCGAGCATGCATTATTCTCGCAAGATGTAACAGTGATAACAGTTGTTTCCATGTTCGCCTTAGTCGAAGGCAATGCAACGTTATTTATTCCGTTGGTGGAAGCTGTAGTTACTACACCAGCTCCAGACC comes from the Debaryomyces hansenii CBS767 chromosome B complete sequence genome and includes:
- a CDS encoding DEHA2B01408p (weakly similar to CA2572 CA2572|IPF13766 Candida albicans IPF13766), producing the protein MLSKYNSNNAQIWSSSNCGRKGPSLLDLPNELLTNIFEFMVHEDLKLLLSILNEVPDRNDRLFRIVNDVAYSSIIITNYSKHHFYELDELKKIVPAYKVDRSSIWRLEDILDDDTIPPFLSDNASKKVSYVFGNKNPVASIHKVMRQFCKYLSGNRNGFKKITSEINLLLNVSPSFDTIEEFKRNFQDLNITFLNRVIRQSPAFNDLRRLYLDDGIYFPFSSQRLDLNNIMMLDSLQELYLNHLNLSSVENLRLPSSILTLDLSSNNIVNLEGLRIPDSLKRLNLSRNNITFIRRSFFPDGLEELNLRNNRLNLLAGCIFPESIRNLDLSDNFVRDLNFIVPQELEYLNLRRCPIENICIEARTTIANNNIDIDLY
- a CDS encoding DEHA2B01430p (similar to uniprot|P53049 Saccharomyces cerevisiae YGR281w YOR1 plasma membrane ATP binding cassette transporter); this encodes MLSNKVPPLPLDEERKQYPEKRVNLLSRIFFLWLLPVLNTGYKRTLKPEDMFKLTDDIRIETMYARFYKILEASLKKAKQKHIVQKCKERGETVETNSVDEEDDMSDFKLPKALTVIAVLKTFKWQYLKSCFYLALANGGMTANPLQTKKLISYVEMKSLGYETGIGKGLGYSFGSAGVVLVTGILINHFFYNSMLTGAEAKAVLTKAILDKSFRTNPETKHKYPAGKVTSMMGTDLARIDFAIGFQPFLFTFPVPIAVAIGILIYNVGATALVGIGLLFVFMAAITVATKKLFEYRSKANAYTDSRVDYIKEVLNNLRIIKFYSWEPPYHENISNIRREEMKIIYRMQVLRNIIVSFAMSMNLFSSLVTFLVLYAINSNDRDPASIFSSISLFAILSQQVIMLPMALATGVDAFIGLQRVGAYLASGEVDMEANKIEATGEALALMEKSNTSIEIRNASFEWDTFEDEENSAESEHKEITSHSSDSDSSKELTKSLSGSNSEEITFPGLREINLSIRKNEFVVITGLIGSGKSSLLSAMSGFMRRSSGEINVNGSLLLCGYPWVQNETVRENILFGCEYDEEKYKNVIYACSLESDLEILPAGDNTEIGERGITLSGGQKARINLARAVYADKDIVLLDDVLSAVDARVGKHIMNNCMLGLLKDKTRVLATHQLSLIGTADRIIFLNGDGTIEVGTLEELNANNPDFNKLMAFNGQTNDSDDEEEEENEVIDDDEIVENEKELIQRQLSKTQTHKSAIQDDESTKRDYNKNNTNDGKLFEEEEKAVNGISFDVYKNYVKHGSGIFKHFGIVPLLISSIILATFCQLFTNTWLSFWTEYRFSSKPDRFYIGFYVMFTILAFLFLTLEFVLLAYLTNRASRSLNVIAVDKVLHAPMSFMDTTPMGRILNRFTKDTDVLDNEIGDQLRLLFFMFSNIVGVFILCICYLPWFAIAVPFLVFIFVAVANYYQSSAREIKRLEAVQRSHVYNNFNETLNGMNTIKAYKADNRFLDKNDRLINKMNEAYYITIANQRWLAIHLDIIASLMALLVALLCVNRVFNISASSVGLLLSYVLQIAGQLSMLIRTFTQVENEMNSVERICNYAYNLPEEAPYFITENTPHPEWPRNGGIKFENASMAYRPGLPLVLKDLNLDIKPTEKIGICGRTGAGKSSIMTALYRLSELESGKIMIDDVDISHLGLKDLRSCLSIIPQDPILFRGTIRTNLDPFKEHSDETLWDALRRSGLIDDSRMKNIQKQEKENDVLHKFHLDQGVEDEGSNFSLGERQLIAFARALVRDSKILILDEATSSVDYGTDSKVQTTIAREFSNCTILCIAHRLKTILHYDRILVLDRGEVQEFDTPLNLFNMDNSIFQQMCQRSNIVLDDFQK